The following are encoded in a window of Primulina eburnea isolate SZY01 chromosome 4, ASM2296580v1, whole genome shotgun sequence genomic DNA:
- the LOC140831148 gene encoding uncharacterized protein, whose product MSMEFLCKRLNEDTSDCYLSKQDIQKCPFLRNIDQPTNFSFSSLNFPAPLRGARGPIFEDGSNFDLAFKVFHGKDGVVPLSGNSQLPVDNLNTDAVREFNPLASKAASISMSAFGPGGPFGFHSFFGKIQNKTPESSGKEELSSKGDSSKHETLGNEWLKAGNCPIAKSYRAVSGVLPLVATALQPPPGIKLKCPSTVVAARAALAKTALVKTMRPQPLPAKVFVIGMLGIIANIPLGAWREHTKKFSLSWFTAVHAAIPFIAMLRKSVLMPKTAMALTVAGSILGQVIGSRAERLRLRAKAEKANLVTKVTEAPVSVGRCSEQGNEGIIWDPLLEKLSKTSSSPAGVCF is encoded by the exons ATGTCAATGGAATTTTTGTGCAAGCGGCTGAATGAGGATACATCTGATTGTTATTTGAGCAAACAGGACATTCAGAAATGTCCATTCTTGAGGAACATCGATCAGCCAACCAACTTTTCGTTTTCTTCTCTGAATTTTCCCGCTCCT TTGAGGGGAGCCAGAGGCCCAATATTTGaagatggctccaactttgatTTGGCATTCAAAGTTTTTCACGGGAAAGATGGGGTTGTTCCTCTCTCAGGAAACTCACAACTTCCTGTTGACAATCTTAACACAGATGCTGTGCGAGAATTCAATCCTTTGGCCTCAAAAGCTGCCTCCATCAGTATGTCAGCATTTGGACCAGGAGGGCCCTTTGGTTTCCATTCCTTTTTTGGGAAGATTCAGAATAAGACGCCTGAGTCATCAGGAAAGGAAGAGCTGTCAtctaag GGTGATTCTTCGAAGCACGAGACACTCGGAAACGAGTGGTTGAAAGCTGGAAACTGTCCAATTGCCAAGTCCTATAGAGCAGTGAGTGGAGTCCTTCCCCTCGTGGCAACAGCCCTTCAGCCACCACCTGGAATCAAGCTCAAATGCCCCTCCACAGTAGTCGCAGCTAGGGCTGCCCTCGCCAAGACTGCCCTTGTCAAAACCATGCGTCCACAGCCATTACCTGCAAAGGTATTCGTGATAGGCATGCTAGGCATCATAGCTAATATCCCACTGGGGGCTTGGAGAGAGCATACCAAAAAGTTCTCACTATCTTGGTTCACTGCAGTGCATGCTGCAATCCCGTTCATAGCCATGCTCAGGAAATCTGTATTGATGCCAAAAACAGCAATGGCCTTGACTGTTGCTGGTTCAATACTGGGGCAGGTCATTGGCTCGAGAGCTGAGCGCCTTCGACTGAGAGCCAAGGCCGAGAAGGCAAATCTCGTGACCAAGGTGACTGAGGCTCCTGTGAGTGTTGGTCGTTGTAGTGAGCAGGGAAATGAGGGAATCATTTGGGATCCACTCTTAGAAAAGTTGTCAAAGACATCATCGTCACCTGCGGGCGTTTGCTTCTGA